The window TTTATTTCAATGTGGTGAAACCAGATCATTTTAGCTTGTGGAAGTGTTATATATTTCTCAAAATGATTGCAATGCTTTTTGAAAGAGTTGAAATGCTATTTCAGTTAGATACTAATCGAAATAGCTATGTGTAGATGAGCTGTGGACAAAAATGTGAAATTGACATTTCAATGTGTTAttgcattttttttgaaaaagttttatttGAAATGAATTTAATAAGTTTTTAAATTCTCATATATGTTTTAACAGATTTCAAATCAATTTAAAGTAGAGGTTTGTCCTTTGAAAAACAAGCTGACATTTCTATACGTCTGTGTGAAGTGAGACTGGCTTCACGCGTATGTGTAAAGCGATGGCTGTGGCTGAAATCACGTGGGTAGGCCCAGCTGGTCAAATCATGTGGGTGGGGTCCAGCTGGTGAAATACAAGGGCTTAAATGAAGATATATGTGAAATACAAAGATACAACTTATGACAACTTTTGAGGTGTCGAGATTTTATTGGTTGGAGAACCACCTGTATATCCCGGCACCGGCACCGGCACCGGTAAAAAGAGGTTTGCGTCTCCACCTCCACGACACACCACACCATGCGCACAAGTGGTGCGTTTTTGCTCAATAATCCCCGCCCTATGTGCCAAATAGGACCAAGACAAGCAGGATATGCGGACCAGATGCAAACTGATCTATCGTCCACTTATTTCAATCGTCTACCGTGGTCACCCACGCACGAAATTTATGGGCTTGACTTCAAGGTACCACGGATAGCCGCTTGCTGTGTGCCTATGTGCAACCAAAAATGTTCGCAACATTGTACTAGATCGTGGTCTCTCTAAGCGTCCGTCCCGTGTGTGATGGTAGGTACCCCGCAGCAACGCGTGGGCAACTTGGTTTGCGCCGCCGTTTCGTCGCCGTTTGGCTGCCCTAGGCCCGGTTCCCACCTGCCTCCCCCAACGTGAGTGCGGCTAGCCACAGCAGCCGCTTCTTGGGTGGGATGGGGGCTTTGTTTTGGCCGTGAGTAGTGAGGTTTCGGGTGGAGTAGAGAGAGGGAGCCGCCCAGATTTGGTCAGGGCCGGCAGTCCGCCGGCGAGAGGAAAGGTGAGAACTTCTCCTACCACCAAAAGCCTTCCCTAGGACCCCGGGGCCCAGGGTCGTAATACACCCACCCGGAACGGTGTCGGCGTcaaggaaggggaaggggaaggaggCGGGGGCGGAAGGAGTGGAAGCCCTGCTCAAGAACTTGAGGATTGCtgagaagaagaagtgtgtggtgcTAGGGACGGCAAGCGCAAGGGCGGAGGTAAATCCAAACCAAGCTATTGGGAAAGTGTTGTCCAAAAAAGTGACATATGTGGATGGCATTGCTCAGACTCTAGGAAGGATTTGGTGCCGAAGGGAGGGTACCTTGTGCAAGGAGCTGGGGAGGAATTTGTTCTTGCTCACTTTCGGCCAGGCGTCGGGGAAGAGGAAAGCGCTCGAAGGGGGGCCATGGCTAGTGGGCAAAGATCTGCTGGTGCTGGAGGACTTCATTGCAAGCAAAACATTGGATGATTATGAGTTCCGGTACTTCTCGATTTGGGTTAGGGTGTCAAACATCCCCCTGGGAATGATGAATAAAGATACTGGAGAGCTGATTGGACAAGCAATGGGGGAATTCATGGAAGCGGAGGTAGATGCAGAGGACATGGCAGTGGGGGAGTTCATGAGAATAAAGGTCAAACTCGATGTCCATGAGCCACTCATGCGTGGTATTAAAATTCAAGTGAGCCCTGGAAAtggggatggggaggaggaggaaggggacgaGAGTGAGGAGGAAGCGATGAGGATCAGGGGGGTGAGCGAATGGATGTGGTCggaaagaagggaaagaagaaaaagTGGTGCCCTTTTGCTTATGAGTTTTTACCTGATTTCTGCTACACCTGTGGGATCATTGGCCATACGGATAAAGAGTGTTCCTATAAATTGAAAAGGGGGGAGGTGCAATTGTACAACAAAGGTTTGAAGGTGAACATGCTGGTCAGTTCAAGGAGGTTGGGTGGTGAGGAGGACAGAGGACAGTGGAGTGGCGGAAGGGGGGGTTTCTCTGCTAGAAGTAATAGCTCTGGGGGTAGGGGAAGTTGGACCAGGAGTGACTTGGAGTCATGGCGAAGGAAGGAGGTTGGGCAGGCCGGGGACATGAGGAAGAAGATAGGGGAGGAGAAGGAAGTCACCAGTCCGTTAAAGCTCCCTGACCCGAGAATGACTATGAAAAACAACAAAAAGAAGCTTGAGTTCCCGGATGGGGAGATGGTGAGTGCTGACCATACAAAGGAAAGTACAAGAGAGGGTGAGGAGTTCaaggaaggagggagggagggaaagaAGGATGACATGGGAGGAGTGGCGCGGGAGAAGGGAGACGTGGGCGTCCTAGGAGATCCTCCCTCAAATGAGCGGGGGCTGGAAGTGCAGAGATAAGTATAAAAAACAAAAAGGGGAATAGCAAGAAGGTAGGGGAAGGGACATAGGCAAAAGGAAGAACACACAGAAGGGTGAACAGAAGCGGCAAGGGAGAGCGGTGTGAAGGGGGAGTACAGAGTTTGGTGGGCACAAAACGAGACCCAACAGTAATGGAGATCGAGACTGGACTGGAGGAGGAGATAAAGGCGAAAAGGCAGAGGGGGTTGGAGATCAACGTGGAAACGGACAGTAAACTACCAACAGAAGCGGGGCTACAGTCACAGCCCTGCAAGAGCCAATGAATATCGTGGCGTGGAATTGTCGGGGGTTGGGAAACGCCCCGACAGTTCGTGGACTTCTGGACGTCCAGAGGTCCGAGGACCCAAACATATTGTTCTTGTCTGAAACAAAGCTCAAGGCAAAGAAAATGGAGAGATTTAAGTGGTTGCTCGGACTGCCATGCATGGTGGCACGAGATAGTGAGGGTAAAGGAGGTGGGGTGGCAGTTTTCTGGAGAAGAGGATTAAATGTGGAGTTGCGAAATTTCTCTAGGTTCCATATGGACCTGGAGATCAAGGAAGAGGACGGTTTCAAATGGAGGTTCACAGGCATGTATGGGGAGCCGAGGGCGGAGAAGAAGCATCTCACGTGGAAGCTGATGAGGATCCTTCATAACCAAGTGTCACTCCCTTGGCTGTGCGCGGGAGACTTCAACGAGGTGTTGTTTGCTAACGAGAAGGAGGGCGGGAATGAAAAAACCCAGGCATGCATGGGCAGATTCAAGGAGGCCTTGGAGGTATGTGGTTTAGAGGACATGGGGTTTGAGGGGGACAAGTTTACCTGGCGGAATAACAACCACCGATGGGAGAACTACATCCAGCAAAGATTGGATAGGGCGGTCGCAAATGAGGGATGGAGGAAGCAGTTTGAGGGGTTCAAGGTAGTGAATGGTGATCCTAGACACTCGGACCACAGGCCCATTGTCATCACAACAGAGAAATCTGAGGGGGAGGGAGCAACAAGAGAGGTAGGGAGAGGAGGTGGGAGTCACAAGTTTAAGTTTGAGGCATGTTGGCTGGAGGAGCAACAGTGTGATCAACTAGTGAAGGAGGCATGGTGTCACACAATGGCAGAGGGTGGTCGGTGTGTGAGGGAggggctgaagcaggtggcggggaAGCTTCAGAATTGGAGTGGAAACGTTTTGGGTGGCTTGGAGAAAAGGCTGAAGAAAGCAAGGAAAGAAGTGGAGAGATGGAGACGTATGCCGGTGAGTAAGGAGAAAGTGGCAGGGGAGGAAGTGGCACGGTATAGAGTGGAGAGGCTGGAGGAGCAACTGAACACCTACTATAAGCAGCATGCACACATGACCTGGTTGAGGAAGGGGGACAGAAACACCTCATTTTTTCATGCAAGTGTTAAAGAGCGAAGGAGAACTAATAGGATAGGGAAGCTGAGGCGTGAAGATGGGAGCTGGGCGGTGAAAGAGGAGGAAAAGAAGGAGGTTGTCACTAAATATTTTGCGCAGCTGTTCAGGTCATAGGGCATAACACATCATGATGAGGTTCTGAATTCAGTGCAGAGCAGGGTAACGAGGGAGATGAACTCGGGCCTACTGGCAGAGTTTAGTGCTGAGGAGGTCAAGGCGGATCTGAGGGACATTGGGGATTTAAAGGCGCCAGGGGAGGATGGTATGCCAGCCATTTTTTACAAGCACTACTAGGTGGATGTGGGTGACAAAATCACACAGGAAGTGCTAGCTTTTTTAAATGGGGGGCCTATGCCAACTGACTGGAACAACACGTCCACAcgctgatccccaaggtgaagaacccgGACTGTATCAAGAATCTGAGACCAATAAGTCTTTGTAATGTGGTCTATAAGATCATATCAAAGATTCTCTCAAAGAGGTTGAAAGTGATATTGCCCGAGATCATCTCTTCGACTCAGAGTGCCTTTGTGCCGGGTAGGCTCCTAACTGACAATGTACTGCTCGCTTATGAGGTCATGCACTATATGCGCAACAAAAGAAGTGGGAAGGAGGCCTATGCCGCGGTGAAATTGGATATGAGCAAGGCATATGACCGGGTTGAATGGCATTTCTTGGAAGCTATGATGGTCAAAATGGGTTTCCACCGGAGGTTTATGGAGCTGATTATGAAGTGTGTGAGGACAGTAAAGTATCACATCAAGATTAATGGTGATCTCACCGAGGAAGTGTTACCTGAGAGGGGGCTGAGACAGGGGGACCCGCTGTCCCCTTATCTCTTTTTGTTGTGCGCGGAAGCCTTTTCGTGTCTACTAACAAAAGCTGAGCAGAAcaacttgatccaggggattaaGGTGTGCCCGAATGCCCCTAGCATTTCTCTGCTATTTGCCGATGATTCCCTCATCCTTTTCAAGGCAAATAAAGAGAGTGCGGAGCAGATCCAACGTATTCTGCAGGTTTATGAGGCAAGCTCGGGCCAAACCATAAACAAAGATAAATCTGCCGCTTTCTTTAGTGCCAATGTGCAGGCAAAGGATAAGAAGGATGTGATGTGCATTCTGGTGATTGAGAAGGAGGCACTAAATGAAAGATATCTGGGCATGCCAATTCATGTGGGCAAATCAAGAACCAAGACTTTCAGGCACATAATTGAGAGGATTCTGCAAAGAATTAGTGGATGGCAGGAGAAGCTGCTCTCTCGGATGGGAAAAGAACTCCTGATTAAGGCAGTGGCGTAGGCGATACCCACGTTTACTATGTCATGTTTTGACTTGACGAAGACCATCTATGAGGAAATCAGCACCTTGGTGTGTAAATACTGGTGGAGCCAGCGGGATAAATCCAACAAGATTCATTGGCTGAGTTGGGAGAAGATGGTAAAGCCAAAGAGTGGGGGGGGCTGGGGTTCCGCGACATCCACAGCTTCAACATGGCTATGCTCGCGAAACAAGGATGGAGAATGTTGCAACGGCCAGAGTCTTTATGCGCACCGGTCTTGGGGGCTAAATATTTCCCCGATGGGAATCTGCTGAGTGTGGAGGAAACGAACAATATGTCCTACACCTGGAGGAGTATTTTGCAAGGAATCAAAATCCTGAAGAATGGGCTCATTTGGCGAGTTGGCGATGGACAGTCAATCAATATGTGGAAGGACCCATGGATACCTAGGGGAACAACTAGGCGGCCGTCTACACCAAGGGGCACAAACATTATGTCAAAGGTCGGAGAGCTTATCAACCCGGCTACTGGGTCATGGGATGAAGAACTGGTTCGGGCCACTTTCAATGAAGAAGATACCTCCTGGATATTGGCAATCCCCGCAAATTGTGAGCTGGAAGATCTGCCGGCCTGGCACTTTGAAAGAAGGGGCAAGTTCTTTGTTAAATCTGCATATTGGGTGCATATGCATGATAAAAACATGGAGGGGCTGAGAGGTGTTGCTTCGAGGGCTGAGGAAGCGAACAAAGTGTCCCCTTGGAAGAAGATCTGGCGGATGACGGTCCCAGGTAAAATAAAACATTTTATGTGGACGTTGGCTCACAACTCGATGGCTGTTTGCATGAACCTGCGAAGAAGAGGGCTGGATATCTCCATGCGGTGCCCTGTTTGTCAAGCCAATGGGGAGGACGGAGGCCATCTGCTCTTCAAATGCAAACAAGTTAAGGAGATCTGGAGGCTGTGCGGGCTGGAGGAGGAGAGACTGCTGCTTATGGATCAGAGCACAGCTTTAACAATGATGGATAAATTGACAACTCTTGCTGGGGAGAAGCAAGCCATTATTGCCACTCTCATGTGGAACTGGTGGTGTGAGCACAATAACCGCAGAGGAGGAAAAGGAAGACGAATCGAAGAGCTTGCTTGGATTATTGAGCATCAGACGAACGAGTTTCGAGACATCCAACTGGAACCAACAAATTATGGGCTGACTCCACAGCAGCGATGGAAACCACCGCCGGCTGAGTGGATTAAAATTAACATTGATGGCTTTTTCAAACCAAAAGACTGCAATGGAGGCTGGGGGGCTGTGTTCAGGGATCATGTGGGTGAGGCGATGGAGTGTGCTGCTGGCTTCCTGCCAAACTTGCTGAACCCGTTACATTCCGAGATGCTAGCTGCTAAAGCTGCTCTTCACTTGGCGTCAGACTTGGGAATGGGCAGAGTCTACTTGGAAACTAATGCTCTGCTGCTGAAGGAAGCATTGGATGATACTAGTGTTGATCTCTCTTGCCTAGGTGTTGTAGCTGACCGCTTAAAAGCTTTTATTGTATGTAATTTCATTGAGTGTAAGATTGTGCACTGCTCTAGAACCTGTAATCAAGTAGCGCACACCCTTGCGACGAAGGGCTCGTTGATGGCCGGGGTGCCAAACAGTGTAACTGATGGGTCTGACCCATGTGTATCAGCTTTAGTGGCGAGTGATTTGGCTTCGCTCACTGTTTAATGCAAATTGCATTGAATCTCAAAAAAAATGTTCGCAACAATAGGTTCAGATGACGTGGGAGAGTCAAACTTGGGTAAATTCATACAAGTTGTGGAAACAGAATATGAAGAAATCATACATGAGATGCCCAAAGGGAACAATTTGTGATCTCTTTCTTTAGCAACAAATCAAACCACCGATACAAATGAGATTCGCTCAACAAATCCCACGACATGCTCAAAACGCTACGGCGTAAATTTCGTCCACTGCTACAAGCAAGTCATGGATCCGAGTACCCATTTCTGCTTGTGCTCAAAAGGCACAATGAAGGCAATAATAAATACTGAAAAGAAAAGAACCGGCAAAATTGCAGCCTATTAGTAGCACTTGGGGCTGATCAGTGCTTGGCGGTGACAAGAGCCATGTGGGCGATCAGATCAAGAACTCGGTTGCTGAAGCAAAAAAATGAAAGCAAATAACCCATTGGTTAACCGAAGATCTGAAAATGTGGGTCAATAACTCTTTTAATGCGGTGAAATAGACACCCACCTGTAGCCCCACTCGTTGTCGTACCACGACACGAGCTTCATGAAGGAAGAGCTCAGTCCCATGCCAGCATTAGCATCAAATATGCTTGACCTGAGATGCAGGGAAAGCAGTGATTTTCTGGTACTGTGCAGAGCAAATTGTGTTACTATGTGAGTAGACATAATTCTTACCTTGTGTCACCAACAAAATCGTTGGATACCACATCCTCATCTGTGTAGCCTAGAATGCCTTCCAGTGCGCCCTCTGATGCCGCCCTGAAACACGGGGCATATATGTAAGCTTGATAATGCTGAAAGCAGTGTTACACATGATgactgttaagcttcatgcactagccaacgcaaccaaaagtccaaactgatggaaagacctaggcaatccacatatataCTTCAACAATGACATCCACACATATAGTTGTTTGGTTATATATGCATGACGGCGGGAGAAGCTGGTCTAGCATTACTAAGTAATACTATAACAGATAATCCTTATCAATTGAATATTACTCCCCCCGTCCCAAAATGTAACCTAAGGGGTGCAACAAAATTGAACTGTGATTCAACATGTTTGCTCATCAGTTCCTACTTCCTGGACAGTTCACATTTTTATATGCATCTTACATTCTGCTCAGAAGCGCTGTGAGCATTCTGTTAACCTTCAAAATACTGGTAACTACTACAAATAGCTAACAGGTTGCTTAACAAGATAAGTCAAACTGAAATAGTGAATTGTAAAGAGTTGAACTAATAAGGAAATGAGCACGAAAAATGTGATGGGTCTGCATACTTGATGGCTGCTTTCACATCATCATAGGAGGCACTTTTCTCAAGTCGGCAGGTCAAGTCGACCACAGAGACATTTGGCGTTGGAACTCGGAAAGCCATGCCAGTAAGTTTTCCATTTAGCTCGGGGAGGACTTTCCCCACAGCCTGACAGAAAAAAATAGAATCAGTCGGTCAACAATGAAAATCGGAATAGACACATCACATGCTTTCATCTCAAGTTACCTTTGCTGCACCAGTGGAGCTAGGAATTATGTTTTGACCAGCACCACGTCCTCCTCTCCAATCTTTCATTGAAGGACCATCAACAGTTTTTTGGGTGGCTGGAAACAGAAGAAAAACCTTGTTATGACACAAATTTCAAAAGCAACAATTACCACACAAAGAATGCAAAACCATGAGTCTCCCTTTGTGACAACTGAGAAGTTTCATAGCATAGAAAGAAAACCTGTTGTTGCGTGAACAGTTGTCATTAGACCTTCAAGAATGCCAAATTCCTCATGAACAACCTGCACATAATGGTTCATGGGCATCACGAGGACGATAGAATAGATTAATCACCAGAGCAGTTTATCGTGATTGTATTGTGCACTTAACTTGGCAGGAAGTAGATACTAGTTCAAGAAAACCAGCAGGGCAAGGAAATGGGGAAGAGTTACCTTGGCAAGAGGAGCAAGACAGTTAGTGGTACAACTTGCATTAGAAACAACATTCATCTTGGGATCGTAGCTCATCTCATTTACTCCAACCACAAACATGGGAGCATCTGCGGATGGAGCAGATATCACCACTTTCTTAGCACCACCCTATATAAACAAGGTAGCAAAAGTCTCAACATTGTGTTCATTGCAAAAGGCATATTGTTTGATAATTAGATGACAATCACGGAAGAAATGGCATACAGACCTTCAAGTGAACCGATGCTTTATCAATAGTTGTAAAAACACCAGAAGATTCAACAACATAGTCAACTCCAAAGTTACCCCAAGGAATCTCTGCTGGGTCTCTGGAATTGAGAAATAAAAGATTAGAATCTTTCAATAC is drawn from Triticum dicoccoides isolate Atlit2015 ecotype Zavitan chromosome 6B, WEW_v2.0, whole genome shotgun sequence and contains these coding sequences:
- the LOC119322848 gene encoding glyceraldehyde-3-phosphate dehydrogenase GAPCP1, chloroplastic-like, whose protein sequence is MAALSVPLRTAAALSSSGAGSRAVADPSKASCVRSTGSAHFGCSFPSIVASSSSVRNIEPLRAIATQAPPAVPQYSSGEKTKVGINGFGRIGRLVLRIAISRDDIEVVAVNDPFIDAKYMAYMFKYDSTHGPFKGSINVVDDSTLEINGKKITITSKRDPAEIPWGNFGVDYVVESSGVFTTIDKASVHLKGGAKKVVISAPSADAPMFVVGVNEMSYDPKMNVVSNASCTTNCLAPLAKVVHEEFGILEGLMTTVHATTATQKTVDGPSMKDWRGGRGAGQNIIPSSTGAAKAVGKVLPELNGKLTGMAFRVPTPNVSVVDLTCRLEKSASYDDVKAAIKAASEGALEGILGYTDEDVVSNDFVGDTRSSIFDANAGMGLSSSFMKLVSWYDNEWGYSNRVLDLIAHMALVTAKH